One Sulfolobus sp. S-194 DNA segment encodes these proteins:
- the sdx gene encoding sulredoxin: MVWKRTISAKALEKAKSAAVKVDDKVIFIANVNGNLYAMDAVCSHARCILGKLDEEKLTVRCYCHLALFDLRTGQMLEPPYVAPDAPKEKLGLKTYQIRDNNGWIEVDV; encoded by the coding sequence ATGGTATGGAAAAGAACTATTTCAGCAAAGGCCTTAGAAAAAGCAAAAAGTGCTGCAGTTAAGGTAGACGACAAAGTAATTTTTATCGCAAATGTTAATGGTAATCTCTATGCAATGGATGCTGTATGTTCACACGCTAGGTGTATTTTAGGTAAATTAGATGAAGAGAAACTAACTGTTAGATGTTACTGTCATTTAGCGTTATTTGATCTAAGGACGGGACAAATGCTAGAACCTCCTTATGTCGCACCAGATGCGCCAAAAGAGAAACTAGGACTGAAAACCTATCAAATTAGAGATAATAACGGTTGGATAGAAGTAGACGTATAA